One Ciconia boyciana chromosome 9, ASM3463844v1, whole genome shotgun sequence genomic window carries:
- the LOC140657011 gene encoding carbohydrate sulfotransferase 6-like: protein MARIRIPTTIVILFVTVQTGFLLFMYARYSSFMPQSEEKPSQVHVLILSSWRSGSSFVGQLFSQHPSVFYLMEPAWHVWVTMYQNSAKVLHMAVRDLVRSVFLCDMSVFDAYMPWKRNLSDLFQWAVSRALCSAPACDSFQRTDITSEMACKTLCGRYPFSKVEEACKTYSHVVIKEVRFFDLKVLYPLLTDPSLNLKIIHLVRDPRAVVKSREQSVKALARDNGIVLSTNGTKVEDSKYKVMQEICRSHVQIYETATLKPPNFLKDRYLMIRFEDLVRDPLSEISEMYKFADLSLTPVLKSWIYNITHGQGPGKKKEAFKITSRDAVSVSQAWRNVLSFQKIKKIQEVCKGAINMLGYQLVDSEKEQRDLSLDLVLPRRQNQFSWSSFNAKH, encoded by the coding sequence ATGGCAAGGATTCGGATTCCTACCACAATTGTTATACTTTTTGTTACGGTTCAGACTGGATTCTTACTCTTCATGTATGCCCGGTACAGTAGCTTCATGCCTCAGTCTGAGGAGAAGCCATCTCAAGTCCACGTCCTCATTCTCTCCTCCTGGCGGTCGGGATCCTCTTTCGTCGGTCAACTTTTCAGCCAGCACCCCAGCGTCTTCTACCTGATGGAGCCTGCGTGGCATGTGTGGGTTACGATGTACCAGAACAGTGCCAAGGTCTTGCACATGGCAGTGCGGGACCTAGTCAGGTCGGTCTTTCTGTGTGACATGTCTGTGTTTGATGCTTACATGCCTTGGAAAAGAAACTTATCCGATCTTTTCCAGTGGGCAGTGAGTCGGGCTCTGTGTTCAGCTCCTGCTTGTGACTCCTTTCAACGTACTGACATAACCAGTGAAATGGCATGCAAGACTCTTTGTGGACGGTACCCATTCAGCAAGGTGGAGGAAGCCTGTAAAACTTACAGCCATGTTGTTATCAAGGAGGTTCGATTCTTTGACTTGAAGGTCCTCTACCCCCTTCTCACTGATCCATCCCTGAATCTCAAAATTATTCACTTGGTCCGTGACCCCAGGGCAGTCGTCAAGTCACGGGAACAATCGGTCAAAGCATTAGCCCGTGACAATGGAATTGTTTTAAGTACCAATGGCACTAAAGTGGAAGACAGCAAATACAAAGTAATGCAAGAGATCTGTAGAAGTCATGTTCAGATTTATGAAACGGCTACTCTAAAACCACCTAATTTCCTTAAAGATCGCTATTTAATGATCCGTTTTGAAGATCTGGTAAGAGATCCATTATCAGAAATCTCAGAAATGTATAAATTTGCAGATCTTAGTTTGACCCCTGTGCTCAAAAGCTGGATCTACAATATCACACATGGACAgggaccaggaaaaaaaaaagaagccttcaAAATCACATCTCGAGATGCAGTTAGTGTTTCACAGGCCTGGAGAAatgttctttccttccagaaaattaagaaaatacaagaaGTTTGCAAAGGTGCTATAAACATGCTTGGCTATCAGCTGGTGgattcagaaaaagaacaaagagatcTGTCATTGGATTTAGTGTTGCCAAGACGACAAAATCAGTTCAGTTGGTCATCATTTAATGCAAAGCACTGA